A portion of the Carya illinoinensis cultivar Pawnee chromosome 11, C.illinoinensisPawnee_v1, whole genome shotgun sequence genome contains these proteins:
- the LOC122282743 gene encoding GDSL esterase/lipase 7-like: MFRNSMIPLVLVCFFFFWKVESQAKIAPALYTFGDSTVVSWNDVVLNTPGKANYPPYGIDFPTRPNARVTNGATISDFFAQWLGIQSPPSFLSISPKTSKFSEGFNYASGSAGIRSETGTADPGVVNLSMEKQIELFRKTVQEYLPRLFTKEAELRNHLSKSIFLVVVGSNDYSLNYLSSQYNTSRIFNMVQFADSLVYYLQTQLQDLFSLGARKFVVFEIEPVGCKPAFLQTVNSKAQCAEKVNSYIASYNHKLGVMVQSMRLRNTTFVLAKRYQFMNDLMANPTRYGLKDSVNPCCAVLKSGMCIPNKAPCQDRKSHVFFDANHPTEVVYKTIAEQCFKGTDQCVPINIQELAKK, encoded by the exons atgtttaggaACTCCATGATTCCTCTCGTCCTtgtttgcttcttcttcttttggaaGGTTGAGTCTCAAGCTAAGATTGCACCAGCTTTATACACATTTGGAGACTCAACTGTTGTTTCTTGGAACGATGTTGTCCTAAACACACCTGGAAAAGCAAATTATCCACCTTATGGCATAGATTTTCCTACTCGTCCCAATGCCAGGGTCACGAATGGTGCTACCATCAGTGACTTCTTTG CTCAATGGCTTGGAATACAAAGCCCCCCTTCATTCTTGAGTATCAGTCCTAAAACAAGCAAGTTCTCCGAGGGTTTTAACTATGCATCAGGCTCGGCCGGAATCCGTTCCGAGACTGGCACTGCTGATCCT GGAGTTGTAAACTTGAGCATGGAGAAACAAATAGAGTTGTTCAGAAAGACAGTTCAAGAATATTTGCCAAGGCTTTTTACCAAGGAAGCCGAGCTCCGAAACCACCTGTCAAAGTCTATTTTTCTGGTTGTTGTAGGCAGCAATGATTATTCTCTCAATTATCTTTCCAGTCAATACAATACGAGTCGCATTTTCAATATGGTACAATTCGCTGATTCCCTTGTGTACTATCTCCAAACACAATTACAG GATTTGTTCTCGTTAGGAGCAAGAAAGTTTGTAGTGTTTGAGATAGAGCCAGTAGGTTGTAAACCGGCTTTCCTCCAAACAGTAAATTCCAAGGCACAATGCGCAGAGAAAGTGAATTCCTACATAGCTTCTTACAATCACAAGCTTGGAGTTATGGTTCAAAGCATGCGACTTAGAAACACAACATTCGTTCTGGCCAAGAGGTACCAATTCATGAACGATTTGATGGCAAATCCAACTCGTTATG GTCTAAAAGATTCAGTAAACCCTTGCTGTGCCGTTTTAAAATCAGGAATGTGCATTCCAAATAAAGCCCCCTGCCAAGACAGGAAGTCACATGTCTTTTTTGATGCAAATCACCCAACTGAAGTGGTATACAAGACAATTGCTGAACAATGTTTTAAGGGTACTGATCAATGTGTTCCAATTAACATCCAAGAACTTgcaaagaaatga